A genomic window from Planococcus rifietoensis includes:
- the nikC gene encoding nickel transporter permease has product MQKVAGPWKEAWRGFRKSKVAVVGMGIVIFFILLAIFGPLFTPQGINEQNLSQRLLPPSGDHWMGTDDFGRDILSRVVYGARISLWVGFLAVIGSVVVGSILGILAGYYGRWVDTIISRLFDIMLAFPSILLAIAVVSVLGPSLRNALIAIAIINVPNFGRLIRSKVLSIKEDEYIMSAKAIGMKDNRILVSHILPNSMAPVIVQGTLAIATAIIEAAALGFLGLGAQAPSPEWGKMLADSRSYLTNAPWTMIFPGVAIMLTVLGFNLMGDGLRDALDPRMKS; this is encoded by the coding sequence ATGCAAAAAGTCGCCGGTCCTTGGAAAGAGGCATGGCGCGGATTCCGCAAAAGTAAAGTCGCGGTCGTCGGCATGGGCATCGTCATTTTCTTCATTCTTTTGGCGATTTTCGGTCCGTTATTTACACCGCAAGGCATCAACGAACAAAATCTTTCCCAGCGGCTTCTGCCTCCTTCCGGCGATCATTGGATGGGTACAGACGATTTCGGCCGCGATATCTTGTCGCGTGTCGTATACGGAGCGCGCATCTCGCTATGGGTTGGATTCCTGGCGGTTATCGGCTCGGTAGTTGTCGGCAGTATTCTCGGCATTTTGGCCGGCTATTATGGGCGCTGGGTTGATACTATCATTTCCCGGTTGTTCGATATCATGCTGGCATTCCCCAGTATTCTTCTTGCGATTGCGGTGGTATCGGTTCTTGGGCCGTCCCTGCGCAATGCATTGATTGCGATTGCCATTATCAACGTTCCGAACTTCGGACGCTTGATCCGATCGAAGGTATTGAGCATTAAGGAAGATGAATACATCATGTCAGCGAAAGCGATCGGCATGAAAGACAACCGCATCTTGGTTTCGCATATTTTGCCGAACTCCATGGCGCCGGTTATCGTCCAAGGCACGCTCGCGATTGCGACAGCGATCATTGAAGCGGCGGCACTCGGCTTTCTCGGGCTCGGAGCGCAGGCACCTTCCCCGGAATGGGGCAAGATGTTGGCCGATTCCCGCTCGTACTTGACCAATGCACCGTGGACGATGATTTTCCCAGGTGTGGCGATTATGTTGACCGTACTTGGATTTAACTTAATGGGAGACGGGCTGCGCGACGCACTCGACCCACGAATGAAATCATAA
- a CDS encoding ABC transporter ATP-binding protein, with the protein MDERKTILDVKGLRTSFFTDDGEVPAVDNVDFHIRQGEVLGIVGESGCGKSVTSLSIMGLVPSPPGKIVSGEILFQDKDLTKLSDKEMRQIRGDDIAMIFQEPMTSLNPLFTIGNQLREALKIHKKDWSKSQIQERAVEMMKLVGLPRAEALLNDYPHQLSGGMRQRVMIAMALLCDPKVLIADEPTTALDVTIQAQILKLIKNLNERLDTAVLLITHDLGVVAETCERVVVMYAGKVVEEGPVHTIFNDPQHPYTRGLLESVPDMRFKKERLYSIPGNVPKPGSIKVGCKYAARCEFAFDRCRVEDPALYQTAEDHKTRCFLFDPKEAESHDRTVVES; encoded by the coding sequence ATGGACGAACGTAAAACCATCTTGGATGTGAAAGGGCTGCGCACTTCCTTTTTCACTGATGATGGAGAAGTACCGGCAGTCGACAACGTGGATTTCCATATCCGCCAGGGAGAAGTGCTCGGCATTGTAGGGGAATCAGGCTGCGGCAAAAGTGTTACCTCATTGTCCATAATGGGGCTGGTGCCAAGTCCTCCAGGTAAAATTGTCAGCGGGGAAATTTTATTCCAAGATAAGGATTTGACGAAACTATCCGATAAAGAAATGCGCCAGATTCGCGGCGACGATATCGCGATGATTTTCCAGGAGCCGATGACTTCACTGAATCCTTTGTTTACCATCGGCAATCAATTGCGCGAAGCGTTGAAGATCCACAAAAAGGATTGGTCGAAAAGCCAAATCCAGGAACGCGCTGTCGAAATGATGAAGCTGGTCGGCTTGCCACGCGCAGAAGCTTTGCTTAATGATTATCCTCACCAATTATCTGGAGGCATGCGCCAGCGCGTCATGATCGCGATGGCTTTATTGTGCGACCCGAAAGTGCTGATCGCCGATGAACCGACCACGGCACTCGACGTGACGATTCAAGCGCAGATCCTTAAATTGATCAAGAATTTAAATGAACGGCTCGATACCGCCGTCTTGCTGATTACCCATGACCTTGGGGTCGTCGCAGAAACTTGCGAACGCGTCGTTGTCATGTACGCGGGTAAAGTGGTCGAAGAAGGGCCAGTACATACCATTTTCAATGATCCGCAGCATCCATATACCCGCGGCCTTCTAGAAAGCGTACCCGATATGCGCTTCAAGAAAGAGCGGCTATACTCTATTCCAGGAAACGTGCCAAAACCGGGATCGATCAAAGTAGGCTGTAAATACGCAGCACGTTGTGAATTTGCTTTCGATCGTTGCCGTGTGGAAGACCCGGCATTATACCAGACGGCAGAAGACCACAAGACGCGCTGTTTCCTATTCGATCCAAAGGAGGCCGAGTCGCATGACAGAACCGTTGTTGAAAGTTGA
- a CDS encoding ABC transporter substrate-binding protein, whose amino-acid sequence MGKKKIVSIAFLMLLLLSTALYGCSGGDSESGGEGGESGDEKVLIFGRGGDSVSLDPITVTDGESFKVTKNIFDTLINFGEQDTEIEAGLASDWEASEDGLTYTFQLQEGVTFHDGTDFNAEAVVANFERWAAGDADQFPYYKSMFGGFGEEEEHVIESVEATGDYEIVITLKRPQAPFLKNLAMSPFGIASPTAFEEAGESFGDNPVGTGPFKFVEWQRNDTVTIEKFDDYWVDGEPKLDQVVFRAIPDNSARLNALLSGEIDLADGITPSDSETIESDENLQLFERPSMNVGYLGLTTTREPFDDPKVRQAMNHAIDRQAIVDSFFEGRAEVAKNPMPPVISGYNDSIEGYEYDPEKAKELLAEAGLEEGFTMELWAMPVPRPYMPDGQKVAEAIQSDLAEVGITAEIVSYEWATYLEKAAAGEADAFLLGWTGDNGDADNFLYVLLDQDNIGSNNYTYYENQDLHDILIEAQTEVDEDARNELYMQAQEIIHEDAPWVPLAHSTPLLAGGTNVIDFKAHPTGSDKLSSVDLE is encoded by the coding sequence TTGGGGAAAAAGAAAATTGTATCAATCGCTTTCCTGATGCTGCTTTTGCTGTCCACAGCGCTTTACGGCTGTTCAGGCGGTGATTCGGAGTCAGGCGGAGAAGGCGGAGAATCAGGCGACGAAAAAGTCCTGATCTTTGGCCGCGGAGGCGACTCGGTTTCACTGGATCCAATCACGGTTACAGATGGAGAGTCTTTCAAAGTAACGAAAAACATCTTCGATACATTGATCAATTTCGGTGAGCAGGATACGGAAATTGAAGCAGGTCTTGCCAGCGATTGGGAAGCTTCTGAAGATGGCTTGACTTATACGTTCCAATTGCAAGAAGGCGTCACGTTCCATGATGGAACGGATTTCAACGCAGAAGCAGTTGTCGCAAACTTTGAACGCTGGGCTGCTGGAGATGCAGACCAATTCCCGTACTATAAATCAATGTTTGGCGGATTTGGCGAAGAAGAAGAACACGTCATCGAATCTGTTGAAGCGACTGGCGATTACGAAATCGTCATTACATTGAAGCGCCCACAGGCACCATTCTTGAAAAACTTGGCGATGAGCCCGTTCGGCATCGCATCACCGACAGCATTTGAAGAAGCTGGCGAATCATTCGGCGACAATCCAGTCGGCACAGGCCCATTCAAGTTCGTTGAATGGCAGCGCAATGACACGGTAACAATCGAGAAATTCGATGATTACTGGGTGGATGGAGAGCCGAAACTCGATCAAGTCGTGTTCCGTGCAATTCCAGATAACTCAGCTCGCTTGAATGCATTATTGTCTGGCGAAATCGATTTGGCTGACGGCATTACGCCATCAGATTCAGAAACGATCGAAAGCGATGAAAACCTGCAATTGTTCGAACGTCCGTCGATGAACGTCGGCTACCTTGGTTTGACGACTACTCGTGAGCCATTCGACGATCCGAAAGTCCGCCAGGCGATGAACCATGCGATCGACCGCCAGGCAATTGTTGATTCATTCTTCGAAGGCCGTGCAGAAGTCGCCAAAAACCCGATGCCTCCGGTAATCAGCGGTTATAACGACAGCATCGAAGGATATGAGTACGACCCTGAAAAAGCGAAAGAACTATTGGCTGAAGCAGGACTTGAAGAAGGCTTCACAATGGAACTATGGGCAATGCCGGTTCCACGTCCGTATATGCCGGATGGCCAAAAAGTAGCGGAAGCAATCCAAAGTGATTTGGCGGAAGTCGGAATCACAGCTGAAATCGTTTCTTACGAGTGGGCAACATACCTCGAAAAAGCGGCAGCAGGAGAAGCGGATGCATTCCTTCTTGGCTGGACAGGCGATAACGGCGATGCGGATAACTTCTTGTATGTATTGCTTGACCAAGACAATATCGGTTCAAACAACTACACATACTACGAAAACCAGGATCTTCACGATATCTTGATCGAAGCTCAAACAGAAGTTGATGAAGATGCCCGCAACGAATTGTACATGCAGGCTCAGGAAATCATCCACGAAGACGCGCCATGGGTACCGCTTGCGCACTCTACACCGCTTCTTGCCGGTGGGACGAACGTAATCGACTTTAAAGCGCATCCAACTGGCTCTGATAAACTGTCTTCAGTAGATTTGGAGTAG
- a CDS encoding aromatic acid exporter family protein — MKLGARIFKTGIAISLALFLATLLELPTPVFAGVAAIFAIQPSIYRSYLTLLDQVYGNLIGASIAVIFVLTLGPNYLTIGVAAILAIIIMLKLKLENTVPLTLVTLIIIMDSQSDDFLVFASLRFLTVLLGILSAFIVNMIFLPPKYETRLFQSIHSVSEDVIRWIRISIRHASDHSSVKEDIDKLTEKLVKVDQWYSFYKEERSYTKKQQYTKARKLVLYRQMIATSKKSLEVLRRLNRYENELRDLPEQFHMMVQERLESLASYHEQLYMKYIGKIRPEHSESSGPDAVLKRNEVMSIFVKEINLSTEVEEDEFSVYHLMHVLSALLDYEEHLEHLDLLIIAYHNYHSEEVDRDIENAI; from the coding sequence ATGAAACTCGGTGCGCGCATATTCAAAACCGGTATCGCTATATCACTTGCCTTGTTTCTGGCGACGCTTCTTGAACTTCCGACGCCAGTATTTGCAGGGGTAGCGGCGATTTTCGCCATACAGCCTTCCATTTACCGGTCATACCTGACGTTACTCGACCAAGTTTACGGCAATTTGATTGGTGCTTCGATTGCCGTTATCTTCGTGTTGACGCTTGGCCCGAACTATTTGACGATTGGCGTCGCTGCTATTTTAGCGATTATCATTATGCTGAAATTAAAGCTGGAAAATACAGTTCCCCTGACATTGGTCACTTTGATCATCATTATGGACTCGCAATCGGATGACTTCCTCGTCTTCGCTTCTTTGCGATTCCTGACAGTGTTATTGGGGATTTTATCGGCTTTTATCGTCAATATGATCTTTTTGCCGCCAAAATACGAAACGCGCTTGTTCCAGTCAATCCATTCCGTCAGCGAAGATGTCATACGGTGGATCCGGATTTCGATTCGCCATGCTTCCGATCATTCCTCGGTAAAAGAAGATATAGACAAATTGACCGAGAAGCTGGTGAAAGTGGACCAATGGTATTCATTTTATAAAGAAGAACGCAGTTATACGAAAAAGCAGCAGTATACAAAAGCACGCAAGCTGGTACTCTATAGGCAGATGATTGCCACATCGAAAAAGAGCCTCGAAGTTTTGCGGCGCCTGAACCGTTATGAGAATGAACTGCGCGACCTGCCCGAACAATTCCATATGATGGTTCAGGAACGACTCGAGAGCTTGGCGAGCTACCATGAACAGCTTTATATGAAATACATCGGAAAAATCCGTCCGGAACATAGCGAAAGTTCAGGGCCGGATGCGGTGTTGAAACGCAACGAAGTCATGTCGATTTTCGTTAAGGAAATCAATCTATCGACTGAAGTCGAAGAAGACGAATTTTCAGTTTACCATTTGATGCATGTCCTCTCTGCCCTGCTTGACTACGAAGAGCATTTGGAGCATTTGGACTTGCTGATCATCGCGTACCATAATTACCATAGCGAAGAAGTCGACAGAGATATCGAAAACGCCATATAA
- the bcp gene encoding thioredoxin-dependent thiol peroxidase, whose amino-acid sequence MATLEGLAAPDFTLQNEQGETISLSDYAGKRYVVLYFYPKDMTPGCTTQACDFRDAEKDFSELNAEILGVSADSKERHQKFIDKHGLPFSLLVDEDHQVSEAYGVWKLKKMYGKEFWGIERSTFLIDPTGTVIKEWRKVKVKEHIKEVLETVKAISGD is encoded by the coding sequence TTGGCTACATTAGAAGGATTGGCAGCACCTGACTTTACATTGCAAAATGAACAAGGCGAAACAATTTCCCTATCGGATTATGCAGGGAAAAGATACGTAGTGCTCTATTTTTATCCGAAAGATATGACACCGGGTTGTACGACCCAAGCATGCGATTTCCGCGATGCCGAAAAAGATTTCTCGGAGCTTAACGCGGAGATTTTGGGCGTCAGTGCAGATTCCAAAGAACGCCATCAAAAATTCATCGACAAGCACGGCTTGCCATTTTCGCTTCTCGTTGACGAGGATCACCAAGTGTCTGAAGCTTATGGGGTTTGGAAGCTCAAGAAAATGTACGGCAAAGAATTCTGGGGCATCGAGCGCTCGACATTCTTAATCGACCCGACAGGCACCGTCATCAAGGAATGGCGCAAAGTGAAAGTGAAAGAACATATCAAAGAAGTGTTGGAAACTGTAAAAGCAATCAGCGGTGACTGA
- a CDS encoding ABC transporter permease, producing the protein MLHYIGQRLLQLIPVLLGMTFIVFMIIRAIPGDPAQVILGQQASEEAIKALRTSLGLDNPWYIQYFDYLKGLVTGDMGDSLRTRSPVSEEIWPYLAATFELSLFAIIIAVVIGINAGIISAWFQNSWFDYTAMVLALIGVSMPIFWLGLMNQWIFSIELGILPTTGRENVRDPINNITNFYVLDTIIQGDFNQLATVLKHLVLPGTALATIPMAIIARMTRSSMLEVMRSDYVRTARAKGVKMFWVVYKHALKNAIIPVLTIIGLQMGLLLGGAILTETIFGWPGIGRYIYEAIGFRDYPVIQSGILVVAFIFVMINLFVDLLYGLVDPRIKYD; encoded by the coding sequence ATGCTTCACTATATCGGGCAGCGGCTTTTGCAATTGATTCCTGTCTTACTCGGAATGACGTTTATCGTCTTTATGATCATCCGGGCAATTCCAGGCGATCCTGCACAGGTCATCCTTGGGCAACAAGCATCCGAAGAAGCAATTAAAGCATTACGGACCAGTCTGGGGCTTGATAATCCCTGGTACATCCAATATTTCGATTACTTAAAAGGCCTGGTTACGGGCGACATGGGGGATTCACTGCGTACCCGTTCACCTGTTTCAGAAGAAATTTGGCCATATCTGGCAGCGACATTTGAATTATCTTTATTTGCGATCATCATTGCCGTCGTCATCGGAATCAATGCGGGAATCATCTCTGCATGGTTCCAGAACTCGTGGTTCGATTATACAGCGATGGTGCTAGCCTTGATCGGCGTTTCCATGCCGATCTTCTGGCTCGGCCTCATGAACCAATGGATTTTCTCGATTGAACTCGGTATATTGCCGACGACAGGGCGTGAAAACGTCCGGGACCCAATCAATAACATCACCAATTTTTATGTGTTGGACACCATCATTCAAGGCGATTTCAACCAATTGGCGACCGTATTGAAGCATTTGGTGCTTCCAGGCACGGCGCTAGCCACCATTCCGATGGCGATCATCGCGCGGATGACACGCTCTTCAATGCTTGAAGTCATGCGTTCGGATTATGTCCGGACAGCGCGCGCTAAAGGCGTCAAGATGTTCTGGGTCGTCTACAAGCATGCATTGAAAAATGCGATCATTCCAGTTCTTACAATCATTGGCTTACAGATGGGCTTATTGCTCGGCGGCGCCATTTTGACAGAAACCATTTTCGGATGGCCAGGCATCGGGCGCTATATTTATGAAGCGATCGGTTTCCGCGATTATCCGGTTATCCAATCCGGCATCCTAGTCGTCGCATTTATATTCGTTATGATCAATCTCTTCGTCGACTTGCTTTACGGCTTGGTCGATCCGAGGATCAAATATGATTAG
- a CDS encoding ABC transporter ATP-binding protein, protein MSSMKRYMKFVKPYYWQIALTIFIGIFKFAIPLFIPLLIKIVIDDIIGAEALSDAEKLSQLYLWLGGTAIVFFLLRPPIEYFRQYYAQYVSNKILYDIRSYLYSHLQRLSLRYYANTRAGEIISRVINDVEQTKNFVMIGLMNVWLDVATILIAIIIMLTMDVSLTIVALLAFPFYAFSVKYFFGRLRDLTRERSQALANVQSYLHERVQGMSIIKSFALEKHEEKIFNNTNDQFLEKAIDHTKWNAKAFAVVNTITDVAPLLVIGYAGYQVIQGNLTLGTMVAFIAYIERLYNPLRRLVNSSTTLVQSLASMDRVFEMVDEEYDVTDKQGARELGRVDGKLEFHNVSFHYNDGGSEVLSNLNFTVRPGETVAFVGMSGGGKSTIVSLIPRFYDATEGTIRMDGHDLKDVTIHSLRDQIGLVLQDSILFSESVKENILMGKPDATDEEVIAAAKAANAHEFISNLPEGYDTKVGERGVKLSGGQKQRIAISRVFLKDPAILILDEATSALDLESEALIQDSLERLAHDRTTLMVAHRLSTITHADQILVIDNGQLAEQGTHEELLQKRGVYYKLFQVQNIG, encoded by the coding sequence TTGAGCAGTATGAAACGCTATATGAAATTCGTCAAGCCCTATTATTGGCAGATTGCCTTGACGATCTTCATCGGGATATTCAAGTTTGCGATCCCTCTTTTTATCCCTCTTTTAATCAAAATCGTCATTGATGATATCATCGGCGCAGAGGCATTGTCGGATGCGGAAAAACTCAGCCAGCTTTATCTATGGCTCGGGGGCACGGCGATCGTGTTCTTCCTGCTGCGCCCGCCGATCGAATATTTCCGGCAATATTACGCACAATATGTCAGCAATAAAATTCTCTACGATATCCGCAGCTATCTTTACAGCCACCTGCAGCGCCTGAGCTTGCGCTATTATGCAAACACACGTGCCGGGGAAATCATTTCACGGGTCATCAATGATGTTGAGCAAACGAAGAACTTCGTCATGATCGGCTTGATGAATGTCTGGCTTGATGTCGCGACGATTCTCATCGCCATCATCATCATGCTTACCATGGACGTTTCCTTAACGATTGTTGCGCTATTGGCGTTTCCGTTTTATGCATTCAGCGTCAAGTATTTCTTCGGCCGCTTGCGTGATTTGACGCGCGAACGTTCCCAGGCACTCGCCAACGTCCAAAGTTATTTGCACGAACGCGTCCAGGGCATGAGCATCATCAAAAGCTTTGCGCTCGAAAAGCACGAAGAAAAGATTTTCAATAACACGAACGATCAATTCCTGGAAAAAGCGATCGACCATACGAAATGGAATGCCAAGGCATTCGCGGTCGTCAACACCATCACCGACGTGGCGCCGCTACTGGTCATCGGCTACGCCGGTTACCAGGTCATCCAGGGGAATTTGACGCTCGGGACGATGGTGGCGTTCATCGCCTATATCGAACGCTTGTATAATCCACTGCGCCGCCTCGTCAACTCATCAACGACACTCGTCCAGTCGCTCGCTTCGATGGACCGCGTCTTCGAGATGGTCGATGAAGAATACGACGTAACAGATAAACAAGGTGCGCGCGAACTTGGGCGCGTCGATGGCAAACTTGAATTCCATAACGTCTCGTTCCATTATAATGACGGGGGAAGCGAAGTGCTGTCGAACCTCAACTTCACGGTCCGCCCAGGAGAAACAGTGGCATTTGTCGGCATGAGCGGCGGCGGCAAATCGACGATCGTCTCGCTCATCCCGAGATTCTATGATGCCACGGAAGGCACGATCCGTATGGATGGCCACGACCTAAAAGACGTGACGATCCATTCCTTGCGCGATCAGATCGGCCTCGTCCTGCAGGATTCGATCCTGTTCAGCGAGTCGGTCAAAGAAAATATCCTGATGGGTAAACCCGATGCGACCGATGAGGAAGTCATCGCGGCAGCCAAGGCGGCGAATGCCCATGAATTCATCAGTAACTTGCCGGAAGGCTACGACACGAAAGTCGGCGAACGCGGCGTCAAGTTATCCGGCGGGCAAAAACAGCGCATCGCCATTTCCCGTGTCTTCCTAAAAGACCCTGCGATCCTCATCTTGGACGAAGCCACATCCGCACTCGACCTCGAAAGCGAGGCGCTGATCCAGGACTCCTTAGAACGCCTTGCGCACGACCGTACAACATTGATGGTCGCGCATCGTTTGTCGACCATCACCCACGCTGACCAAATCTTGGTCATCGACAACGGCCAATTGGCTGAACAAGGCACGCACGAAGAGCTGTTACAAAAGCGTGGCGTCTATTACAAACTATTCCAAGTGCAGAACATAGGTTAA
- a CDS encoding ABC transporter ATP-binding protein — MTEPLLKVEGLKKYFPVTGGMFGRVKGQVKAVDDISFYVNEGETLGIVGESGCGKSTTGRMLMRLLDPTEGKVTFDGQELTSLSASEMRKARRDIQMVFQDPYASLNPRHSIEKILMEPLNVHNIGDPKERKRKVYEFLEIVGLSSYHAKRYPHQFSGGQRQRIGIARALMTNPKLIIADEPVSALDVSIQAQVLNLMQDLQRDLKLTYIFIAHDLGVVRHISDRVGVMYLGNMAELADTESLYEKPLHPYTQALLSAVPVPDPDFVREEVVIKGDVPSPANPPSGCRFHTRCPFKMDICSQEIPRFAEVEPGHSVACHLYEECRPQ, encoded by the coding sequence ATGACAGAACCGTTGTTGAAAGTTGAAGGCTTAAAGAAATATTTTCCGGTTACGGGCGGCATGTTCGGCCGTGTCAAAGGGCAGGTCAAGGCAGTTGATGACATCTCTTTTTATGTAAATGAAGGCGAAACGCTTGGAATCGTCGGCGAATCGGGCTGCGGCAAGTCGACGACCGGGCGTATGCTTATGCGCTTGCTCGATCCGACAGAAGGCAAAGTGACATTTGACGGACAGGAATTGACCAGTTTGTCAGCGTCGGAAATGCGCAAGGCCAGACGCGACATCCAAATGGTGTTCCAGGATCCATATGCGTCACTCAATCCGCGCCACAGCATTGAAAAAATCTTGATGGAGCCGCTCAATGTCCATAATATCGGCGATCCGAAAGAGCGTAAACGCAAAGTTTACGAGTTTCTCGAAATCGTTGGGCTCAGCAGCTACCACGCTAAACGCTATCCGCATCAATTCAGCGGCGGCCAGCGCCAGCGTATTGGAATCGCGCGCGCGCTCATGACCAACCCGAAACTGATCATCGCTGATGAGCCGGTTTCTGCGCTTGATGTATCGATTCAAGCACAAGTGCTCAATCTGATGCAGGATCTGCAGCGCGATTTGAAACTGACGTACATATTCATCGCCCATGATTTGGGCGTCGTTCGCCATATCAGCGACCGCGTGGGCGTCATGTATTTGGGCAATATGGCGGAACTTGCGGATACAGAAAGCCTGTATGAGAAGCCGCTTCATCCTTATACGCAAGCGCTGCTATCGGCAGTGCCTGTTCCGGATCCTGATTTTGTCCGCGAGGAAGTAGTGATTAAAGGGGATGTGCCGAGCCCAGCAAACCCGCCATCTGGCTGCCGCTTCCATACACGCTGCCCATTCAAGATGGATATCTGCTCGCAGGAAATTCCGCGTTTTGCGGAAGTTGAACCAGGTCATTCTGTGGCTTGCCACCTCTATGAGGAATGCAGGCCGCAATGA
- a CDS encoding glutamate-1-semialdehyde 2,1-aminomutase, producing MDHSISEQLHQEALEHIVGGVNSPSRSYKAVGGGSPIAMDYGKGAHFYDVDGNKYIDYLAAYGPIITGHGHPHIAKAIAHAAETGVLFGTPTKHEVTFAKMLKQAMPAMDKVRFVNSGTEAVMTTIRVARAYTGRTKIMKFAGCYHGHSDLVLVAAGSGPATLGTPDSAGVPKSIAEEVITIPFNDPGAFNEAINRWGDEIACILVEPIVGNFGIVEPEEGFLEEVHALAKEKGALIVYDEVITAFRFHYGGAQNLLGLEPDLTALGKIIGGGLPIGAYGGKREIMETVAPLGPAYQAGTMAGNPASIQAGIACLEVLQEKGVYERMDQLGARLEAGILAAADKHGVTITINRLKGALTIYFTDQKVKNYEQSEATDGEMFGRFFKLMLEQGINLAPSKYEAWFLTTEHTEEDIDTSIRAVEHAFAQL from the coding sequence ATGGATCACTCGATTTCCGAACAATTGCACCAAGAAGCGTTAGAACATATTGTCGGCGGGGTTAATAGCCCTTCCCGCTCTTATAAAGCTGTAGGAGGCGGCTCTCCTATCGCGATGGATTATGGAAAAGGCGCCCATTTTTATGATGTAGATGGAAATAAATACATCGATTATTTAGCGGCTTACGGCCCGATCATCACAGGCCATGGCCACCCGCATATCGCGAAAGCCATTGCCCATGCTGCTGAAACAGGTGTATTATTCGGCACCCCGACAAAGCACGAAGTGACATTCGCCAAAATGCTGAAACAAGCGATGCCTGCGATGGATAAAGTCCGTTTTGTCAATAGCGGGACAGAAGCGGTCATGACGACCATCCGCGTAGCACGTGCCTACACAGGACGGACCAAAATCATGAAATTCGCCGGATGCTATCATGGCCATTCCGATTTAGTGCTCGTTGCGGCTGGTTCCGGCCCCGCTACACTCGGCACACCTGATTCGGCAGGCGTCCCGAAATCGATCGCTGAAGAAGTCATCACGATTCCTTTTAACGATCCGGGGGCATTCAACGAAGCGATTAACCGTTGGGGAGACGAAATTGCCTGCATCCTCGTCGAGCCGATTGTCGGCAACTTCGGCATTGTTGAACCGGAAGAGGGATTTCTTGAAGAAGTCCATGCACTGGCGAAAGAGAAAGGTGCATTGATTGTCTATGATGAAGTCATTACGGCTTTCCGCTTTCATTACGGCGGTGCGCAGAACTTACTCGGACTTGAGCCGGACTTGACGGCGCTTGGAAAAATCATCGGCGGCGGTTTGCCGATCGGTGCATACGGCGGGAAGCGTGAAATCATGGAAACGGTCGCCCCGCTCGGGCCCGCTTATCAGGCAGGGACGATGGCCGGCAATCCGGCTTCGATCCAAGCAGGCATCGCCTGTCTTGAAGTGTTGCAAGAAAAAGGTGTTTACGAACGCATGGACCAACTCGGTGCGCGCCTTGAAGCAGGAATTTTGGCTGCTGCTGACAAACACGGTGTCACGATTACGATCAATCGTTTAAAAGGCGCGTTGACAATTTATTTCACTGATCAAAAAGTGAAAAATTACGAACAATCAGAAGCAACGGATGGCGAAATGTTCGGGCGTTTCTTTAAACTGATGCTTGAACAAGGCATCAATTTGGCGCCTTCCAAATACGAAGCCTGGTTTTTGACCACTGAACATACAGAGGAAGATATCGATACGTCGATTCGGGCGGTAGAGCATGCATTTGCCCAATTGTAA